The Oncorhynchus mykiss isolate Arlee chromosome 5, USDA_OmykA_1.1, whole genome shotgun sequence DNA window actaaaacaatcattTCCAACCTTGCTTACATATGTATATGATCACATCTCTCTATTATGCAGGGGAATACTTCGGAACACATTTCCAAAATGTAAAATCACTTTGAGCCAATTtcttggtgtttttacagtcttatgtccaacaatgaaaattctCAAAAACAATAATTCTATATTTTTgcttttgctcagaaaacttggggggccaaataaatcCACCGGGCCGTCAGCTGGGGAACCCTGGACGTCAACTTTGTTTCAGTTCAATTGGGCTTTTCTTAAAACCTGTGAGAGACAGACGGGCTTCTCCCCTAGTTACAGTAGTTCCCTTCTTATTTAATGACCATTACAGCGATATGTTGTGGTTAAACTGGTAGTTATAAACGtggttataaactgggtggtgcGGCGTTTTACTGGAAATACCATCTCAGGTCAACTGAAACCCGTGTCAAAGGATCTACAGTCTGTCCTACACATACCATTCATCCTGGAGTACAATGACTATCAACCTTACCCAGATCAATCTCAGGTGTTCCTTACATGACAAAAAATGTATGTCACTTCAACTAAGTTCTTTATTATGATGCTTTTTAAGAGTAGTCAACACCACAATACGTTGTTGCTCTGCTGTGTGTGGGGGATAAGTAGCATATCTGTGAAGAACCAAACCAGAGTGAAACAACGAGAGCAGAAGCCAGGGTCTAACTCCTAGAAGCATAGATCGAGTAATATAGATGGACAACAGAGTTCACGTAGGCTGTCTCTCCCTGGCTGACTGTCACGGGATAAGCAGAGCCCCCTGATGATTAGTGACAGGAGTGCATGCAGCCCAGAGAAAGGGAATCACTGGATCGGGTCACAAGGGTTCAAGGTCAAGTCACAGAGGATATTACAGGATAATCGGAAAAGCTAtgtggagaggtggggggggctgGACAGTTCCAAGAAGAACTAGATTCTGACTGAGGTTGAGCCTGCCTGGTCTAGTGCTAGTGTGGCTGTGTGAGTCATTACTGCCAGGCTTGCTAGGATAGGAAGCTTGATTGGTCGTATTGGGAGCAAGCAGGAAGAGGGCGAGCAACTGATAAAACTGGAGTTGTGGGGCTGGGCTACTCGACTTGAAACACGTCCGACGTCTGCCAAAAATCAGACAATGCCCCTGACTGAAAGGTACTGGGTGAGGCAGTCTTAAAAACTCACAACCTTGACATCAGCCCACGGGATACTGTAAATTGAATGTTTTTCCAAAGTGTCTCATACTTGAGAAACCTTAGCCACTGTAAGAAACTAACCCCTCACTGCAGGAAGGGTTTGACATCATTATCTTAAATCTTTATATCATGTTTGTCAATAAAAGTTTAGTGCAAGGGGAAGTGGGAGATTTTTATGATTTAATTTCAAAGGTCTAAGTTCCTTTAAGGGTACCATTACCCCAGAGATTGCGAGATAGCTGGTGGAGAGCCACTGTCGGGAATCACTGGCTACTGTATGGGTTTACTGTACCATCCCCCTCCTCCTTGCAAAGTAAAGTAAACCAAAGTGAAGGCTCTACTTGGCTTTCCTTGCCTCCCTCCTCCAGCTGACTCCTTGCCTCCCTCCTCCAGCCtgactccctgcctccctcctccagcctgactccctgcctccctcctccagcctgactccctgcctccctccctcctccagcctgactccctgcctccagcctgactccctgcctccagcctgactccctgcctccctcctccagcctgactccctgcctccctcctccagcctgactccctgcctccctcctccagcctgactccctgcctccctcctccagcctgactccctgcctccctcctccagcctgactccctgcctccctcctccagcctgactccctgcctccctcctccagcctgactccctgcctccctcctccagcctgactccctgcctccctcctccagcctgactccctgcctccctcctccagcctgactccctgcctccctcctccagcctgactccctgcctccctcctccagcctgactccctgcctccctcctccagcctgactccctgcctccctcctccagcctgactccctgcctccctcctccagcctgactccctgcctccctcctccagcctgactccctgcctccctcctccagcCTGACTCCTTGCCTCCCTCCTCCAGCCTGACTCCTTGCCTCCCTCCTCCAGCCTGACTCCTTGCCTCCCTCCTCCAGCCTGACTCCTTGCCTCCTTCCTCCAGCCTGACTTAGCTGGTCCAGAAACAGCCGTGCACATCTGGCAGCAGTGTTACAGAGACACAACTTCTGCTGCTGGAGCTAGACTTTCCTAACGCTGCCATGCTGTCAGTCAGGAAGTAGCGGATCCAAACTCCCACGTGGCACCAGAAACAGAACCCCTAGTAGGCCGTAAGCTACACCCATAGTGCCAAGTCCAGCAACAGCTCCTCCCCTGAGCCCTGTGCCAATCTGTGAGTGCTACCGTGCATTGTGGGCAGAGGActtcctgtgtgtctgtgacagGCGTGTAACAGAACTTGCTCTGTTATCAGATGaccatccctccttctccctctcgctggctctctcagACATCAGCCCACCACATTGCCCACTTCCCCCTTCAGCTTGCTAAGGAAGCTGAAACACTCACCCACCGGCCCACGTCGAGAGATAGGATGGGAACTCACCAACCATGAGATTGTCATATGGTACGCTCCCATGATCACAGGAGAGTTTGGCTAACTCTTTGATCCCTACGTAGTGCCTTAGGTCAACGTGGGATTACTCACTCAAACATCTGCTTTTTCTGACAACTATTGTCTAAGGTTGTCTAGTGTCTAATGTATGAAAACAACAACGGCATTCAGCAGAGCCAGAAAAAGGTGTGACATCTTGGAGACAACCCACCACCATGAAAGTAAACCATGTAAGTGAAGTCAGACTCACAACACAACGGCCTAGTCTAACCCAGGGCTGCATCTCAGCCTCTAATTTGATCAGGTTGTGTGAACTGCTTGCTTCATGAACCAGCAGGCCCAGAACAGCCCCTATGACTCCcccaagacaacacaacacacagagccctgtctgtctgtttgtcagcTTGGGCCAGGAGCAGTGGGACATTTAACTGCTGACAAGGGGAGTTCACCCTTAATAAGGGGGTAGCTTATAGTTTAGCGCACCACCCAAAAGCAACACAACCCCAAAACTAGTCCTTCCAAGGCATGGCAGTGTAATAGCACgcaacctgtctcctcctgtcgCTGTGGACCTGCTAGTTTGGGGCATTATGGTGCAAAACATACAGGAATATCAAACTGTATTCAACATGCTCACCGCCAAATTGATGGGTGGTGTCTAGGGCCTACCCACAGCCACTGAAGTCCCCTACAATTCCCCTGGAGTCTATTGTGGGTAGCATGGAGTGTCCCAACTTAACCTCTTAGTGGAATTTACTCAGGCTGAAAGTACAGCCTTCTGCAACTGGCACTCAGGAGTGGCACGAGTAACATTATGACATCAACACTGTGACATTTGACAGAATGAATAATGTTTCAAACTCTGCATCTGAAATCTAACCAAATACTTCCCTGAGTCTGGGCGTCTGACAATAAAatactcccctccctctctcgctgtaCCCGCACGCTTCAAAACAAGTCCAACAAGTATGTGTTGCCAGGAATACGCATCTGTGAATTAGAAGATAAGTTACGCTCCTTTAACGCCTTTTAACAAACCACCAACGTACGGACAGCTACCGTAGACTAAATGATGTTGTGACACAAATCACACAGTGCCATAGGGGCTACTTGAGGCAAGAGGGATGTAGAGAACAACAAAAAGGGTGTGGGCAGCCGTGGAGAAGAACTGAAAGTTAATAAACGAATAAAGGAGTTCCCGAGGGCAGAGGGTAAAGTTTCCAGTTGCTCAAGATTCCATGTGCTATGATTGTGTTATGGCAGCTCATTTACTACACCTCACTAACTGGGTGAAATTGTCTACAAGAGGTGTCACATCTTCTATCCAGTTACAGTCGCGCATTGGGGGTAAGGATATATAAAGGATCTGCAGTTGGCTCATTTATTCCTAGTCTCATACATTAACAACAATAACATTACACACAATAACACCAATTCAGATGATTAGATTAACTGTACTAATTTTAAATCAAACTATTAAGTAAAGGGTTAAAAGGGCACCGTGTGTATAGCCAAAACTTTAAGACAACAGTCTCTCTAAACATGATGTGCTCAACCTGCTCTGAGCAGTGCCCTATTTGCCATCTATTTTTTTTATATGCAAGTGGGTCAGGAACTCTGAACTCTACCAAGCcccatctccctcgctctcttacAAACGCAGGTCCTGGTATTTATTTCCAAGCTCTCCCCTCTTTCACTCTCAGTGTCAGGAGAGAGTGCAGTTTGAGCTCTTACCAGCTGGGCAGAAGCAGAAGCGTGTGTCCCTTCCCCAGGCCCTATCCGGCTCTCCTGCCTGCTCTCCTGTCTCCGTGTCTGGGTAGGGCCCTGCCTGGTGCCTCAGTACTGGAGCTTTTGCAGACAGGAAACTTCCGAGTGGCCCTAGTCATACAGGCAAGCCCTTGCCTGATCCCAAACAAGCAGACACCTACCACCCCCCTCTATTTTCAGCCCACTGCTCTGCTCTGGCATCTCTTCCCCTTCTGTGATTGGCTTGACAGCTGCTCACTCACCACACCTCCTTGCTGGGATAGGCTGGTAGGTGTTCCCTTTCCTGTATGGCCAAGGGCAAGGCACTCTGGGATGTGGAGTCCTTAAATGCTATTTGACCTGCTTCATAGCCCCTGCTGCGAACTACGAGTACCAGCTTTCCATCCCTCACCACCCCCACTTCTCCAAGCCTGTTCCAACGTAAGCACTCAGGGCAGAATTATACACTTCAGTATGTTGCTAGCAGAATGCCAGGTATTAAAAGTACAGACCAGCCATCAAACAGGATTGTGCTGCACATGAAAAAAAGGGTCTCGACCAGAACTGTCTAAGCCACAGCCAAACACTGGGGTAGCATTCTGTGACAACCCCTCTGTCTATGTTTTAAACGCACTTCAAGACTCCTGACCTAAATTAAGACATTCTTATTCTGATAAATTCCAAACCAGCAGGAAAGAATGAACAATGCAAGTGGGTCAGGAACTTTTCCCTCCAAGCATGATTTCTTAGTGAATGACACCATCCCGAAAAGTAATTCGCTTGTCATCGTACCATGTCCTATAAAATTAGTTTTGgttcctccttcctcttcttcagaaCCCACCCCCCCGAACGccaccatcctcctcctcccctaagTTCTCCCACCTGCCCGTAAAGTTAATGCCTCAAACACGGCAAATAAAACTATCATAGCAAGCACAAAAGGTCAAAGCAGGAATCAGAGAAGTAATTTAGCAGGAATAAAAACAGAACCATAACTACTGACTGCAACCCATTTCACCCTCCCCCCCCAAgtatctctctgtccccctccctcattctcctctcctcctgtgctTGCTCCCTCCTGTCGACAGGCCCTGGGTGGACAGTGGGGGGTTTGCGGGGGTGCCTTTAGCTCACCTGCGATGGCCGTGATGGTGCTTGTTGTGGGTTAGCtcagccctcctcctctctggaGCTCTCTCTAACTGTCGTGCTGCTCAAAGCCCCATATGCGCTAACCAAGCAGCAGCAGATCAACTCAATTCCCTTCCTGGTTTCTGGAGGGCAAAGAggtccctccctttctctccctctccctccctctctcttaaaGAAACAGCATTCCCCTCAatgtttctcttcctctcctctctgggggaGCAAAGTAAAAGAGATATTCACCTGCGATCAAGAGTGGACATTCATCATATCGATCACATAAAAAATGACAAATTTGTACTCGACTTCATCCTCTTGCTTTTGAAAGTATATGTTGATAGAGTTGTAAACAGCATCCAGATTAATTGGTTATGATCGGATTATAGTTGTTACTCTtgtcttttctcttctctcctactgtatctctctctcgcgCCTTGAGATGAGTCGCACCCACCCATCCCATAGCCTGAGGTCCTAGTGTCCCACCCCAAAAACAAGCCTTGGCACATTCCAGGACACAGGGGCTGCCAGCAACCCCCTCGACACCCATACCTTCATCTCTTCCCCTTCTCACGTTGTACAGTAACATCTTAACCACATGCCTCACCTCTTCATTCACACCAAGCCCACTTTTACCAATGTTTTTTCGGTGGCGTGGAAGACACCAGTCAAAATCAATCAGGTTTATATCGCTTAGAAGAAATCATTTTGACTGATTTCTAACATGCCTATGCACTTGACATTTTCTACACTGTACACCTGGACCGTCAGTCACGCTGCAGTGGACTGGGGTGGAGATCTTCCATACTCTAAACTATCTTTAACAGGCCTACACACAGAGTAGGAATGCATTTATCATATATGAAGTGAAACGGCTTACCTTGTGTAATGTGATGAAACCGCTAGCCATGAAAGGTGTCTCTTCGGTCTGACTGGAAGCTGATGCACCCCACTGTGTGACATGGCTTGGCACTGTGGGGAGAACTAGGCTAGGCATGTTCTGACAGCATGGGGAGAGGCAGTAACACACACCCAGCCTAGAGGGCAGTGTCAGCACTTCAGTAGGTACCAGAGGTAGTTCACAATCAGAGAAAAACGTAtactataaaaaacatttgaactGCACGATCATTTCAGTTGATCATGATCTATGCAATACATGTTCCACACTTAATAGAAACGATTTCACGGATAAAAacaaacattgtttcaataaacaaataaatacaattctACTTTGCTTAAAAAGACAGCTACAATACATCATTATTTCAGATTTGTATGAAAACTAACAAACCGTCAAACTGGTTAATTTTCCCTTCTGGTAGCTTTCCAGATGATGTCAGCCATGTTTATTACAATAGTCTCAGTCCAATATAAACTAGTTCTCCCTCCACCACAGACCCACCAACTACTCTGCTTTTGTCATTTGTGGCTGAGCCATGGTTTTGATTTAATTCAGGCCCAAGGCGAGAGAAACTTCAGTCAAACTATACTGAAGAACAATGCGGAGATAAATATCCTAATAGAGGTTGGTTTTAGTAGACGTATCCAAAGCAGTTATCTGGGTGAAAGCTTTTGTAATAGTACGTAGATCGACTTGGGAAATATGTAGACATGCCGCATAGAGCTGCCTTAGAGGATGTGTAGCATGTTTTAACCTGAGTAAAGAACATCCTCTGGCACTTGTTAGCTCCAGTCTTTCCTCAGTAAGCCGCAGGTAGGGTCCTCGGAGTGCTTGCTGCACGTCTCATCTAAAGGAACGCTCCTTCACGAGGGCAACGCCATTCAGTTCTCACAATAACTAACCACAAAACCCTCCCACATAAAAAACAAATTGCCATATACATCCAAAGTTTTATTTTTACATTACAACCGTATCCaacacattttaaaataaaatgacaTCTCTTCCACTTCCCCCTATACGagtcaaaaacattttttttcttaaGACTGCTAAATTGTACTTGCGTACTGTTTATATAGCTTTATACACATACAGGCGACAATGCATCCACTTTGAGAATGATAAAATCAGCCAGAAGCagagaatacatacagtacatgggcTCTTATAGACGACAGGCTAATTAATACATGTTACAACCACCACCCACCCACCTGCACAAAGCCAGTCACCACACCGGGGCTTCACAAAGAGAACGCTTGGAGTGTAGGTTACACTTACTCACGCAAAGCAAAACAGTGGAGCAGAACCGAAAAACACTCTGGGGAATAAATTGAGTAGACTGGCAAAAATCGGAACCTTTCAGAGCATCTGTAGTCACGGTTTGAGAGATTCTAACTTGACAAATGAGTTTCAGGCAGTTGATACAAATACAAGTTAAAACAAAATAATGACCCCGGGTGTCTGGAAAATATAAGATCGTAAATCATTCCATTTTGTAAAATGAGCACATTTGATGTTCATTTTACAGTGTTTAATGACcattaaaatcaaataaaaatgtcaaCATTGAAAGTACTCCTCTCTCAAAAATGTACTGGTCATGAATGTACAAAACTAAGTACTTTGATCAGGCATGATATCCAAAACATTAGTATACCATGGTATACCATGAACATAATTTACCAATACAAGTGGTAAGATGATATCAATGGCAATTCATGAAATGATAAACTGGCAGTCCTTCCATGCTTTGTACCTCATCTTTAATATGATAGGAGAAAATAGCATGTGTGTGACTCTACCACGACACTGGTATGGGAAACCTGTGGTCATACAATGGGTAAATGGGCCCTGTTGATGATAAGTATACTTAAGAGCTGAAACCTCTTAAGAGCAAGACGAAAGGGgtgccaaagtgtgtgtgtgtgagagagagagagacagtgaggcaCTGGGGATCCTCATGTGGGAAGCAGCTGGCGTTGGGTTTCTCATTCAGTGCCACGGGTGGGGGTGCTGGGTTGGTTGAGACCCATGGTTTTACACATCCAGCCAGCAAagtccacctcctccacctcagcACGTTTGATAAACGTGTGGTTCTAAACAATAACAAACAGTAAACGCAAGTTAGTTCATTAACGCATCAATATTAGTCCATGGCTGATATCGAAAGGGCATGTACAGTAGGGAACATAGCCAATTTGCAAACTATAAAATGTGTTTACAAACctcaataataataaatatagtaataatatatatataataatacgtCAGTTAGGAGACGCTTTTATTCAACGCGACTTATTCATTTATGGATACAtacgggtggtcccgggaatATAACCGAATAATCCTGACGTTGCAAgcgctatgctctaccaactgagctagagAAAcatgagctacagaggaccaatgAACAATCAGAGCTGAACTGTCCAACTACATAGATGCACTTCAAATAACAGTCGACAGCGATAACAGTTAATAGCTACTCACCATCAGCATCTTCAGGTCAGCTCGCTCTGCTGGATTCTTGATCAGACTATTAACACAAACAGAAACATTTGAAAATCTCCATGACATGACTCCAGAGAAGtcattagcccccccccccccccaaagaagaATAGAAAAGAAAGCCATGATTAAGCTGCACAAGAAATCTCATTCTGCTGACATAACTTTCTCATCCCTTGAGAATGATGGCTATCTTTAAAAATGTACATTTGCTCCACATTGCTCTACGCTGTGCCTACAATAATTCACAAGACGTGTGTTGAGTCCACACAGCCAAAAAACTGAGAAAAGTCATGGTAAAACAACAAAAGGTGCTGAGGTAATGGGCACTATTCTTATATGATGAATACTTGGGCTCACCATTTAGTCACAAACTCGTTGAAATCGTTGGTGAAGACACCAAGTGGCAGCCTGGGAGGAGGCTGGGAATGAGTAAAAAGGTGTGTAAGACAAATGTTATTTCAAAATCCCCGGAGCACACAGACAAGAAGAATTGGTAATACGGAGAATAATATGTGGAGTCAGCAGCTCATCTGACCTCATTGACAATGTAGTCCAGCAGCTCAAATATCGCCATGGCTGGTCGACTGTCCATCCCATGTCCTGAGGAACAGGAGAATATGGAGATATATTTAGATATCATAAATAAAGATActtacatgttttattatttttgatTCCAGTTACTTTTTATTGAGAAGCAAAAGGAAATCTGTTTGAAAAGCACTAATATcatatatattgtattatgtgtGAGGAGAGGATTCAGGTCAGTTCTCACCGCTGACTGGTCGCCCTCCTGGTGGTCTGGGGAGGCGGTTGGAGATGGTGTGTGGTTCCCCCTCGGCTCCGTCCTGTACGGGCCGGCCAAAGATGGCCTCCAGCTCCTTGGCATCAGGCGGGGGGATGGGGTAGCGGCCGATGGCCAGCTCCACCAGGGACAGGCCCATGCTCCACACGTCCGACTGCACAGAGTAGTGTGTGCCCTGCAGTCTCTCCGGCTGTTGAGGAACACACACGTACGTCACACCCAGGCAGAGCTGGCCAAGTGGGCGGGCGTCGCTGTGCACTGCGCCCTCCAGGTGTCTGAGGGGAGGGGGCAGGGCTGGCAGAGCCTGCCTCCGTGCCACACGGCCCTCTACTGGGCACGGCCTCAGCTCTTGGCAGGGCATCCTgggcagggagggagaaggagagctgACTCACCGACATGTAGGAGCGCGTTCCCACGAAGGAGTTGGCCATGGAGTCGATGAGTTGGCCACTCACGCCAAAGTCACACAGCTTGATCTCCCCGCGCGAGTTCACCAGGATGTTGGAGGGCTTGACGTCTGCGTGGCAGAGCAGGGAGGACAGGTGAggtcccagagagagggagggctgaggtcccagagagagggagggctgaggtcccagagagagggagggctgaggtcccagagagagggagggctgaggtcccagagagagggagggctgaggtcccagagagagggagggctgaggtcccagagagagggagggctgaggtcccagagagagggagggctgaggtcccagagagagggagggctgaggtcccagagagagggagggcagaggtcccagagagagagaaggccgaGGTCCCAGACCCAGCAGCACCAGCTGCCCCTTCCCCACGTCCCTGTCCAAGCCCCTCTACCATGCCAGACACCTCAACACTGACACATTTCACAAAGCTACTCTGTGGTAGCTAGAGCTGAACACTACAGTTACAGTTGAGACCATACAAACAAGCCAAACCCTCCTCAATCCCCCTAGTCACAAACAGTCTGGAAAATTGAAACTGAATAATGGGGTTGTAGACCTGACATCCATCCTCTGTGGTGACCCCCTCCCACTTCAGAGGAGACACAGGGGCGagtatgagagagggagacaggggcgagaatgagagggagagacggagggaggg harbors:
- the LOC110524297 gene encoding dual specificity mitogen-activated protein kinase kinase 2; protein product: MAPKRRPVPLNITPIGEGQSISTTIDAASEANLEALQKKLGELDLDEQQRKRLEAFLTQKAQVGELKDDDFHPICELGAGNGGVVNKVRHKPSRLVMARKLIHLEIKPAIRNQIIRELQVLHECNSPYIVGFYGAFYSDGEISICMEHMDGGSLDQVLKEARRIPEEILGKVSIAVLRGLAYLREKHQIMHRDVKPSNILVNSRGEIKLCDFGVSGQLIDSMANSFVGTRSYMSPERLQGTHYSVQSDVWSMGLSLVELAIGRYPIPPPDAKELEAIFGRPVQDGAEGEPHTISNRLPRPPGGRPVSGHGMDSRPAMAIFELLDYIVNEPPPRLPLGVFTNDFNEFVTKCLIKNPAERADLKMLMNHTFIKRAEVEEVDFAGWMCKTMGLNQPSTPTRGTE